One genomic segment of Alphaproteobacteria bacterium HT1-32 includes these proteins:
- the gcvA gene encoding transcriptional regulator GcvA, translating into MPDRLPPLNGLRAFESAARHLSFARAADELNVTPAALSYQIRNLEDILGVKLFERRNRSILLTEIGQLSVPKVREGFEKLREATAIMKPGRTSNVMVVTCGPAFAAKWLAPRLVHFMERHPDIEIRLAATMNLLDFGQEGIDVAIRFGPGPYPGLHRTILFEEAMTPMCSPELLRGPRPLQTPADLAGHTLIRDESMAQIKGAPGWIEWLSLAGVTGINPLRGPDFSHADHALDAAIGGGGVVLGRRRLAVNDLRTGRLVAPFDIDLSTGLVFSIVCERDRRDDPVIAAFIEWIEEEAASDLAC; encoded by the coding sequence ATGCCTGATCGTTTACCACCCCTGAATGGCCTTCGCGCCTTTGAATCTGCGGCAAGACACCTCAGTTTCGCCAGGGCAGCGGATGAACTGAACGTCACACCGGCTGCGCTCAGTTATCAGATCAGAAACCTCGAAGATATCCTCGGCGTGAAGCTGTTTGAACGACGCAACCGGTCGATTCTGCTGACCGAAATCGGCCAGCTTTCCGTGCCGAAGGTTCGTGAGGGGTTCGAGAAACTCCGCGAAGCGACCGCCATCATGAAACCCGGACGGACCAGCAACGTGATGGTCGTGACCTGTGGTCCGGCTTTCGCCGCAAAATGGCTGGCCCCGCGTCTTGTCCATTTCATGGAACGCCATCCGGATATCGAAATACGGCTGGCCGCAACCATGAACCTGCTGGATTTCGGACAGGAAGGTATTGATGTCGCCATCCGGTTCGGCCCCGGGCCCTATCCCGGCCTGCACCGGACCATCCTGTTCGAGGAAGCCATGACACCGATGTGCAGTCCGGAACTGCTGCGTGGCCCCAGACCCTTGCAAACCCCGGCCGATCTGGCCGGGCATACCCTGATCCGTGACGAATCCATGGCGCAGATCAAAGGAGCACCGGGCTGGATCGAGTGGCTGAGCCTGGCCGGTGTCACCGGAATCAACCCCCTGCGGGGGCCGGATTTCAGCCATGCAGATCATGCCCTTGATGCGGCAATCGGCGGCGGCGGCGTTGTACTGGGGCGGCGGAGGCTGGCCGTCAATGACCTGCGCACCGGGCGACTGGTCGCCCCGTTTGATATCGATCTGTCGACAGGGCTGGTTTTTTCCATCGTCTGTGAGCGCGACCGCAGGGATGACCCGGTCATTGCCGCCTTCATCGAATGGATTGAAGAAGAGGCCGCAAGTGATCTGGCCTGCTGA
- the mutS gene encoding DNA mismatch repair protein MutS → MSPDSSTSKAEPAAATPMMTQYLGIKQAHPDCLLFYRMGDFYELFFDDAVAASAALDITLTKRGSHDGADIPMCGVPVHSHEGYLSKLIRKGFKVAVCEQTEAPEEARKRKGNKLVARDVVRVVTPGTLTEDNLLDARSHNYLAALADAQGKFGLAWADMSTGDFQTEPVTAAGLAAALARIAPGELIVPDRLYGREELRDVMDDSHDILSPLPGSRFDSAGAERRMLECFNVRALDAFGDFSRAEVAAAGALIDYLDLTQKGRMPRLGMPKRQAAGAAMEIDAATRRNLELTRTLGGDRSGSLLATIDRTITGPGARLLADRLAAPLTDAARIEARLDAVQFCLTQQRLREDLRAALKQCPDIERALSRLLLGRGGPRDLAAIRDGLTQAVGIAAALPADSLPAELQQACLSIGDHQALITQLTDALAEDLPVNARDGRFISRGFSAELDELIVLRDESRRHVLELEAGYRELSGVTNLRIKHNNVLGYFIEVSAKAADQMPSDGPFIHRQTLASAVRYSSVELGELEGRISQAADKALALELEVFDRLIAAVTAEADAISGAARSLAILDVSTALAELAEDRRYNRPVVDDSRAFRIEAGRHPVVEAALAASQEGAFTPNDCDLETDARLWLLTGPNMAGKSTFLRQNALIAILAQTGSYVPATTAHIGIVDRLFSRVGAADDLARGRSTFMVEMVETAAILNQSGERALVILDEIGRGTATFDGLSIAWSVVEHLHEVNRCRGLFATHYHELTALKSRLDFLACHSMRVKEWNGDVVFLHEVMAGAADRSYGIHVARLAGLPAASISRAEEVLRSLEAGDQSGAVTRLAEDLPLFAAMAERPKAGMVASGEPDPIRGRLREINPDELTPKSALDLLYRLRAEADGEP, encoded by the coding sequence ATGAGCCCAGACAGCAGCACCAGCAAGGCGGAACCAGCCGCCGCCACGCCGATGATGACCCAGTATCTCGGCATCAAACAGGCCCATCCGGACTGCCTGTTGTTCTATCGTATGGGTGATTTCTACGAACTGTTCTTTGACGACGCGGTGGCCGCATCTGCGGCGCTGGATATCACGCTGACCAAGCGGGGCAGTCATGACGGTGCGGATATCCCGATGTGCGGGGTGCCGGTCCACAGTCATGAGGGTTATCTGTCGAAGCTGATCCGCAAAGGCTTCAAGGTCGCGGTTTGCGAACAGACCGAGGCCCCGGAGGAGGCACGCAAGCGCAAGGGTAACAAGCTGGTGGCCCGGGACGTGGTGCGTGTCGTCACGCCGGGCACCCTGACAGAAGACAACCTGCTGGATGCGCGCAGCCATAACTATCTGGCTGCGCTGGCCGATGCGCAGGGTAAGTTCGGCCTGGCCTGGGCGGATATGTCGACCGGCGACTTCCAGACCGAACCTGTTACGGCGGCAGGTCTGGCGGCTGCACTGGCGCGCATTGCGCCCGGTGAACTGATCGTACCGGACCGGCTTTACGGGCGCGAAGAGCTGCGTGATGTCATGGATGACAGCCACGATATTCTGAGCCCGCTGCCCGGTTCCCGTTTTGACAGCGCCGGAGCTGAGCGCCGGATGCTGGAATGTTTCAATGTCCGGGCGCTGGATGCTTTCGGTGACTTCTCCCGGGCTGAAGTCGCGGCTGCCGGGGCGCTGATTGACTATCTCGACCTGACCCAGAAAGGCCGGATGCCCCGGCTTGGCATGCCGAAGCGTCAGGCTGCCGGCGCGGCAATGGAAATTGATGCGGCAACGCGGCGCAATCTGGAGCTCACCCGCACCCTTGGCGGCGACCGCAGCGGCAGTCTTCTGGCCACCATTGACCGCACGATTACCGGCCCCGGTGCCCGTCTTCTGGCCGACCGGCTGGCGGCACCACTGACGGATGCCGCCCGGATCGAAGCCCGTCTCGACGCGGTTCAGTTCTGCCTGACGCAACAGCGCCTGCGTGAAGACCTGCGGGCGGCCCTGAAACAATGCCCGGATATCGAGCGCGCCCTGTCGCGTCTGCTGCTGGGGCGCGGTGGCCCGCGTGATCTCGCGGCAATCCGTGACGGGCTGACGCAGGCTGTCGGTATTGCGGCAGCCCTGCCCGCGGACAGCCTGCCCGCTGAATTGCAGCAGGCCTGCCTGTCGATCGGCGACCATCAGGCACTGATTACGCAGCTGACTGATGCGCTGGCCGAAGACCTGCCGGTGAATGCACGGGATGGCCGCTTCATATCCCGCGGGTTTTCAGCCGAGCTTGATGAACTGATTGTCCTGCGTGATGAAAGCCGCCGGCATGTGCTGGAACTGGAGGCGGGATACCGGGAACTTTCCGGTGTCACCAATCTGCGGATCAAACACAATAATGTGCTGGGCTACTTCATCGAGGTTTCGGCGAAGGCGGCGGACCAGATGCCGTCAGACGGCCCCTTCATCCATCGGCAGACGCTGGCCAGTGCCGTTCGTTACAGCTCGGTCGAACTGGGTGAGCTGGAAGGCCGGATTTCGCAGGCCGCCGACAAGGCACTGGCGCTGGAGCTGGAAGTCTTTGACCGGCTGATTGCGGCGGTGACCGCGGAAGCCGATGCAATTTCCGGCGCGGCGCGCAGTCTGGCTATCCTTGATGTCTCGACCGCACTGGCGGAACTGGCCGAGGACCGGCGCTATAACCGGCCTGTTGTCGATGACAGCCGCGCCTTTCGTATCGAGGCGGGTCGTCATCCGGTGGTCGAAGCTGCACTGGCGGCGTCCCAGGAAGGGGCGTTCACGCCGAATGACTGTGATCTGGAAACCGATGCCCGGCTCTGGCTGCTGACCGGCCCGAACATGGCCGGTAAAAGTACCTTCCTGCGGCAGAATGCGCTGATTGCGATCCTGGCGCAAACCGGCTCCTACGTTCCGGCAACGACGGCCCATATCGGCATTGTCGACCGCCTGTTCAGCCGGGTCGGTGCTGCGGATGATCTGGCGCGGGGCCGTTCCACCTTCATGGTCGAGATGGTGGAGACGGCGGCCATCCTGAACCAGTCCGGGGAACGGGCGCTGGTTATTCTGGACGAGATCGGGCGGGGCACGGCGACGTTTGACGGGCTGTCGATCGCCTGGTCCGTGGTCGAACATCTGCATGAGGTCAATCGTTGCCGGGGGCTGTTCGCGACCCATTACCACGAACTGACGGCGCTGAAATCGCGGCTGGATTTTCTGGCCTGTCATTCCATGCGGGTGAAGGAATGGAATGGCGACGTGGTGTTTCTGCATGAGGTCATGGCCGGTGCCGCTGACCGTTCCTACGGTATTCATGTTGCCCGGCTGGCGGGCCTGCCGGCGGCCTCGATTTCCCGCGCAGAGGAGGTTCTGCGCAGCCTCGAAGCCGGTGACCAGTCCGGGGCGGTGACCCGGCTGGCAGAAGACCTGCCCCTGTTTGCCGCGATGGCCGAGCGCCCGAAGGCGGGGATGGTGGCCTCTGGCGAACCGGATCCGATCCGAGGCAGGCTGCGGGAAATCAACCCTGATGAACTGACCCCGAAAAGCGCCCTTGATCTGCTGTACCGGTTGCGTGCTGAAGCCGACGGGGAACCGTGA
- a CDS encoding TAXI family TRAP transporter solute-binding subunit → MNKLMILGAGLLSGLIASTSIQAQVVGIATGAQGSLGYNTGQAVAKVANQVGGITARTQPLAGTAAYMPLINRGEMDFGFCNAVEADYALNGTGNFDGTANPNLRMVGVMFPLRTGLMVRADSGIRTIADLKARSKDLRIASEYTASTIIKYYIEGALANGGMTYDDFKQVPVSNFVKGMFALGDDLVDVTLISLNSAAGKKVDAQLRSNGGIQYVSLDSSPEAEARFKKFLPAASIISMKANDKIPGLGEAANIVEIPWVMVTHKDASEELVYNMTKVIAENFDKLGASFGAFKRGKSAAMAPASVVEYHPGALRYFAEAGIKVGK, encoded by the coding sequence ATGAACAAACTGATGATCCTTGGCGCCGGGCTGCTGTCCGGACTGATCGCCAGCACCTCCATTCAGGCACAGGTCGTGGGTATCGCCACAGGCGCGCAGGGCAGCCTTGGCTATAACACCGGTCAGGCGGTCGCGAAGGTTGCCAATCAGGTGGGTGGCATTACGGCCCGCACCCAGCCCCTCGCCGGAACGGCAGCCTATATGCCGCTGATCAACCGGGGCGAAATGGACTTCGGTTTCTGCAACGCTGTCGAAGCCGATTATGCCCTGAACGGAACGGGTAACTTTGACGGTACGGCCAATCCTAATCTGCGGATGGTCGGCGTCATGTTTCCGCTGCGCACCGGCCTGATGGTCCGCGCCGATTCCGGTATCCGGACGATTGCTGATCTGAAGGCACGGTCGAAAGACCTGCGGATTGCCTCGGAATATACCGCTTCGACGATCATCAAATATTACATCGAAGGCGCGCTCGCCAATGGCGGCATGACCTATGACGACTTCAAACAGGTACCGGTGTCGAACTTTGTGAAGGGCATGTTCGCCCTGGGTGACGATCTGGTGGATGTGACCCTGATCAGCCTGAATTCCGCCGCCGGTAAAAAGGTTGATGCGCAGCTCCGTTCCAACGGCGGCATCCAGTATGTCTCACTGGATTCATCGCCGGAAGCAGAGGCGCGCTTCAAGAAGTTCCTGCCCGCCGCCAGCATTATCTCCATGAAGGCGAACGACAAGATTCCGGGCCTTGGTGAAGCGGCCAATATTGTCGAAATCCCCTGGGTCATGGTTACTCACAAGGATGCGTCGGAAGAACTGGTCTACAACATGACAAAGGTCATCGCGGAAAACTTCGACAAGCTGGGTGCGTCCTTCGGTGCGTTCAAGCGCGGCAAGTCGGCGGCAATGGCTCCGGCCAGCGTCGTCGAATATCACCCCGGCGCCCTGCGCTATTTTGCCGAAGCCGGTATCAAGGTCGGCAAATAG
- a CDS encoding cyclic nucleotide-binding domain-containing protein, whose translation MTSPAILNDLKGALTGAAAILPAVLSSGVVIFAPLGAEWLPAGIAAAFIAAVISIVALALTGGSGFHLACPKTAVAAILAGACTQLMTAGTDLSDGQIILAIFAAVILSGALEFTLGATGLGRFVKFVPQPVIAGFLNGLAILVVLSQFPALTGISGGMAAVIHDPSQIYPGALILGTLTIIVMIISRARMPGLPAPLVGLVTGSGLYHLGLMFWPALNMGGVIGESGEAIRLTLVITQIPALFTGPATTGLLAVILSTALSLAVINAIQTLLSATAIDSETGSRHDSGRELRAQGLAHMFSGALGGMTSSGTVPYTRAALSAGGHGRRTALLVAGLLAAVGFGAGPVMAWLPKAVVAGMILIIALGVVDRWTGQLIRGWTTTRDPAIRREIGGSLFIVITVALLVALSDLVIAVGVGMALSLLAHLQTASRTVVHRAFDGSSTRSRVARPLRDLQRLENDGHKIRILALQGPLFFGATDSLMVAVDQHAPETGTLILDLRRITSIDSTGAAALAQIDRNLSRDGVRLLLAGLSESHSGRAMIREAGHMAFEDDSRLFEDFDSALTAAENQLLSDSGDAPASRQVLAPKDLDLFLALDPAALDLIAGRLHRESYNAGDRLIVEGDRSDAIYILASGQASVLKTLPDGRAVRLATYLPGVVLGEMGVLGDTARTADIVIDIAAVCYRLTATDFEAVCRENPATALALVRGLSRELSKRLAATSATLRELER comes from the coding sequence GTGACATCACCCGCTATCCTGAATGACCTGAAAGGCGCCCTGACCGGGGCTGCCGCCATACTGCCTGCCGTGCTGTCCTCCGGCGTGGTGATCTTCGCACCGCTCGGGGCCGAATGGCTGCCGGCCGGCATTGCCGCTGCGTTCATTGCCGCTGTTATATCGATTGTCGCGCTGGCGCTGACTGGCGGATCCGGGTTTCATCTCGCCTGCCCCAAGACGGCGGTAGCCGCCATCCTTGCCGGGGCCTGTACACAACTGATGACGGCGGGAACCGACCTCAGCGACGGGCAGATAATCCTCGCGATATTCGCAGCTGTCATATTATCCGGCGCTCTTGAATTCACGCTGGGGGCAACCGGCCTCGGGCGTTTCGTCAAATTCGTGCCCCAACCTGTTATTGCCGGTTTCCTCAACGGGCTGGCGATTCTGGTCGTGCTGTCCCAATTCCCGGCCCTGACCGGGATTTCCGGCGGTATGGCTGCCGTCATCCATGATCCGTCGCAAATCTATCCCGGCGCGCTGATACTGGGAACCCTGACCATCATCGTCATGATTATCAGCCGGGCCAGAATGCCGGGGCTGCCGGCACCACTGGTCGGACTGGTCACAGGCTCCGGCCTTTATCATCTCGGCCTCATGTTCTGGCCCGCGCTGAATATGGGCGGCGTCATCGGCGAAAGCGGAGAAGCCATCCGGCTGACGCTGGTCATTACGCAGATTCCGGCCCTGTTCACCGGTCCGGCCACAACCGGCCTGCTGGCCGTTATCCTGTCGACGGCCCTGTCACTGGCTGTCATCAACGCCATCCAGACATTGCTGTCAGCGACAGCCATCGACAGCGAAACCGGCAGCCGTCACGATTCCGGACGCGAACTGCGGGCGCAGGGACTGGCTCATATGTTCTCCGGCGCGCTGGGCGGCATGACATCGAGCGGCACGGTTCCCTATACCCGCGCCGCCCTGTCCGCAGGTGGCCATGGCCGGCGCACCGCCCTGCTTGTCGCCGGTCTTCTGGCCGCAGTGGGGTTTGGTGCGGGCCCGGTGATGGCCTGGCTGCCGAAAGCTGTCGTCGCCGGCATGATCCTGATCATCGCGCTGGGCGTGGTCGATCGCTGGACCGGGCAACTGATCCGCGGCTGGACCACTACCCGCGATCCCGCCATTCGCCGGGAAATCGGAGGCAGCCTGTTCATCGTGATTACCGTGGCCCTGCTGGTTGCCCTGTCCGACCTGGTGATTGCCGTCGGGGTCGGCATGGCGCTTTCCCTGCTGGCGCATCTGCAGACCGCCAGCCGCACGGTTGTTCACCGGGCCTTCGACGGCAGCAGCACCCGCTCAAGGGTCGCCCGCCCGCTCCGCGACCTGCAACGGCTGGAAAACGATGGTCACAAAATCCGCATTCTGGCGCTTCAGGGGCCCCTGTTCTTTGGTGCCACCGACTCGCTGATGGTTGCGGTTGATCAGCATGCCCCGGAGACAGGCACCCTGATCCTTGATCTGCGACGCATCACCAGCATCGATTCCACCGGCGCGGCAGCCCTGGCCCAGATTGACCGTAATTTGTCACGCGACGGGGTCCGGCTGCTGCTGGCCGGTCTCAGCGAAAGCCATTCCGGACGTGCCATGATCCGGGAAGCAGGCCATATGGCGTTTGAAGATGACAGCCGCCTGTTCGAGGATTTCGACAGCGCCCTGACCGCAGCCGAAAACCAGTTGTTGTCTGACAGCGGTGACGCCCCGGCCAGCCGTCAGGTTCTGGCCCCGAAAGACCTCGATCTGTTCCTCGCACTGGACCCTGCGGCGCTCGATCTGATCGCGGGCCGCCTGCATCGCGAATCCTACAATGCCGGTGACCGGCTGATCGTTGAGGGAGATCGCAGTGATGCCATCTATATTCTGGCCAGCGGTCAGGCATCGGTGCTGAAAACCCTGCCGGATGGTCGCGCCGTGCGGCTGGCCACTTACCTGCCCGGTGTCGTGCTCGGTGAGATGGGCGTGCTGGGAGATACCGCCCGCACCGCCGATATCGTCATTGATATCGCCGCCGTCTGCTACCGGCTCACCGCGACCGATTTCGAAGCTGTCTGCCGGGAAAACCCGGCGACGGCACTGGCACTTGTCCGCGGCCTGTCACGGGAACTCTCCAAACGCCTCGCCGCCACCTCCGCTACCCTGCGGGAACTGGAACGCTAG
- a CDS encoding TRAP transporter fused permease subunit, with product MTVRDSETMTTGSALAGRLATACAFLMPVLCILWNMDAPTRIGISILTEQFLAMELGLAIAVLYLTSGFRGTHQAPGLLNILLGLVGLATLTYAAVAFPALLGEIAYRPVSLTIIGSVVVMLVMEGVRRGSGWTIFVIVMIFIVYALLAHRVPGPLVGREMSYIQLVQYIGFDPSAVFSTPLTVGAVIVVLFVFFGHLLFRAGGGEFFTDIALALTGRSRGGAAKISVVASALFGSISGSAVSNVVTTGVITIPLMRRGGYSRTDAGAIEAIASTGGQLTPPIMGAAAFLMAEFLDISYMTVAAAALLPAMLYYLSVFVQVDLIAARDGIEVVDQDVPGIREVLVSGWHLVLPFVILIGALFGLQTDPETAALYSAVSIIIVGAIRPYRGNRITLSGLVAVCVETGRSMVNLLLIVAAAGFIIGILNVTGLGFALTLMLVDSVGNNLVLILGISAVISIILGMGLPTSGVYVLLAALVAPAIVEAGVDPLAAHMFILYFGMMSMITPPIALAAFAASAISKADAMATGFAAMRIGWASYIIPFIFVGTPTLLMIGSTGDIAVDLGKMVLGVVATSVAVVGFFTRRLGTVMRGGIMVLGLASLPLGLAGPGWTTINLISIAVLLVLLTVEFLAGRRERAATVSGAS from the coding sequence ATGACGGTGAGAGACAGCGAGACGATGACCACGGGCAGCGCGCTGGCAGGCAGGCTTGCAACGGCCTGCGCCTTCCTGATGCCGGTCCTGTGTATCCTCTGGAACATGGACGCGCCGACCCGCATCGGCATTTCCATTCTGACCGAACAGTTCCTCGCGATGGAACTGGGTCTTGCCATCGCTGTGCTGTATCTGACCTCCGGCTTCCGGGGCACCCATCAGGCACCGGGCCTGCTGAATATCCTGCTGGGACTTGTCGGTCTTGCGACCCTGACCTATGCCGCCGTCGCCTTTCCGGCCCTGCTCGGAGAGATCGCCTACCGTCCGGTGAGCCTGACCATCATTGGCAGCGTTGTTGTGATGCTGGTGATGGAAGGGGTTCGCCGGGGCTCCGGCTGGACAATCTTCGTGATCGTCATGATTTTCATTGTCTATGCCCTGCTGGCCCACCGGGTTCCCGGCCCGCTTGTCGGTCGCGAGATGAGCTATATTCAGCTTGTTCAGTATATCGGTTTTGATCCCAGTGCCGTGTTCTCGACGCCACTCACCGTGGGGGCGGTGATTGTGGTGTTGTTCGTGTTCTTTGGCCATCTGCTGTTCCGGGCCGGTGGCGGTGAATTCTTTACCGATATCGCGCTCGCCCTGACCGGTCGCAGCCGTGGTGGTGCGGCCAAGATATCGGTGGTTGCCTCGGCCCTGTTCGGCTCGATTTCCGGCAGTGCGGTCTCCAACGTGGTTACCACGGGGGTCATTACCATTCCGCTGATGCGCCGGGGCGGCTACAGCCGGACCGATGCCGGCGCAATTGAAGCCATCGCCTCAACCGGGGGTCAGCTGACACCGCCGATCATGGGGGCTGCGGCCTTCCTGATGGCTGAATTCCTGGATATTTCCTATATGACGGTCGCCGCGGCCGCGCTGTTGCCGGCGATGCTCTATTACCTCAGCGTCTTTGTGCAGGTTGATCTGATCGCCGCCCGTGACGGGATCGAGGTGGTGGATCAGGATGTGCCGGGAATCCGTGAGGTACTGGTCTCCGGCTGGCATCTGGTTCTGCCTTTCGTGATACTGATCGGTGCCCTGTTCGGCCTGCAGACCGATCCGGAAACGGCTGCCCTCTATTCTGCTGTTTCCATCATTATCGTGGGTGCGATCCGGCCCTATCGGGGCAATCGCATCACCTTGTCCGGGCTGGTCGCGGTCTGTGTGGAGACCGGCAGGTCGATGGTCAATCTGCTGCTGATCGTCGCCGCAGCCGGTTTCATCATCGGTATCCTGAATGTCACCGGTCTGGGCTTTGCGCTGACCCTGATGCTGGTCGACAGTGTCGGGAACAATCTGGTTCTGATTCTGGGCATATCGGCGGTTATCAGCATCATTCTCGGTATGGGGCTGCCGACCTCCGGTGTTTATGTGCTGCTGGCTGCCCTTGTTGCGCCGGCCATTGTCGAAGCCGGGGTCGATCCGCTGGCGGCGCATATGTTCATTCTCTATTTCGGCATGATGTCGATGATCACGCCGCCGATTGCCCTCGCCGCCTTCGCGGCCTCCGCAATCTCCAAGGCGGATGCGATGGCAACCGGGTTTGCCGCAATGCGGATCGGCTGGGCCTCCTACATCATTCCCTTCATCTTTGTCGGCACGCCAACCCTGCTGATGATCGGATCGACCGGGGATATCGCCGTTGATCTCGGCAAGATGGTACTGGGGGTAGTCGCAACCTCTGTTGCCGTGGTCGGATTCTTTACCCGGCGGCTGGGAACGGTCATGCGGGGCGGCATCATGGTTCTGGGTCTGGCCAGCCTGCCGCTGGGTCTTGCCGGGCCGGGCTGGACGACAATCAACCTCATCTCAATCGCGGTGCTTCTTGTTCTGCTGACCGTCGAATTTCTGGCGGGCCGGCGCGAACGGGCTGCGACTGTTTCCGGGGCTTCATGA
- a CDS encoding amidohydrolase family protein, whose protein sequence is MVSPGYLAFHPDPKKPDITLPDLACDSHCHVFGPADVFPYVPTSSYIPVDAPKETLFQRHRFLGFQRSVIVQASCHGTDNSAMVDALIAGGDAYRGIAIVRPDIDMAELEQLHEAGVRGVRFNFVKRLKAAQPVEVRRAIIEKIARLGWHIVVYFETEDLPGIEDFLKEVPIPVVIDHMGRVPVEGGPDSEAFVRLASLIDGDDKFWIKVSGSERLSAAGPPYSDVDRIAHALVALKPDRVLWGTDWPHPNMKSHVPDDGLLVDRLGVICPDPADLQRLLVDNPAALYWR, encoded by the coding sequence GTGGTTTCACCTGGCTATCTGGCGTTTCACCCCGATCCGAAAAAACCGGATATCACCCTGCCCGATCTGGCATGTGACAGCCATTGTCATGTCTTCGGCCCGGCCGATGTCTTCCCCTATGTGCCGACCAGCAGCTATATCCCGGTCGATGCTCCGAAGGAGACTCTGTTCCAGCGCCATCGGTTCCTTGGCTTTCAGCGTTCTGTCATTGTGCAGGCCAGCTGCCATGGCACCGATAACAGCGCCATGGTTGATGCGCTGATCGCCGGTGGTGATGCCTATCGCGGCATCGCCATCGTGCGCCCGGATATCGACATGGCCGAACTGGAGCAGCTGCATGAAGCCGGTGTGCGGGGTGTACGCTTCAATTTTGTCAAACGCCTGAAAGCTGCACAGCCGGTTGAGGTGCGTCGTGCGATCATCGAGAAGATAGCGCGGCTGGGCTGGCATATCGTTGTCTATTTCGAGACCGAAGACCTGCCGGGCATCGAGGATTTTCTGAAGGAGGTCCCGATACCGGTCGTGATCGACCATATGGGCCGTGTGCCTGTCGAAGGCGGGCCGGACTCCGAAGCTTTTGTCCGGCTGGCTTCGCTGATCGACGGGGATGACAAATTCTGGATCAAGGTCAGCGGCTCCGAACGTCTGTCGGCTGCCGGTCCACCCTACAGCGACGTCGACCGGATCGCCCATGCACTGGTTGCCCTGAAACCGGACCGCGTGCTCTGGGGGACCGACTGGCCGCATCCGAACATGAAATCCCATGTGCCGGATGACGGCCTGCTGGTTGACCGGCTGGGGGTCATTTGCCCTGACCCGGCCGACCTTCAGCGGTTGCTGGTGGATAACCCGGCGGCACTGTACTGGCGCTGA
- a CDS encoding spermidine synthase — protein MSRLFEELDYRETPIGPVSLRRRRVMALDVDVFEIILGDEHLMSSLFTASEIALADLGLAAIEGDHLDVLVGGLGLGYTARAVLQNDRVASLTVIEHLDAVIDWHRSGLLPLGPTLTGDDRCRLVSGDFFRLTASADGYDAGQPGRRFNAILVDIDHAPDFFLNPANASFYTSEGLSALSRRLQPGGVFGLWSNDPPDPAFTAALAEVFRTAVAKPVTFANPLQQNAEVTQTVYLATV, from the coding sequence ATGAGCCGTCTGTTTGAAGAACTCGACTATCGCGAAACGCCAATCGGGCCGGTCAGTCTGCGCCGCCGCCGGGTGATGGCGCTGGATGTGGATGTCTTCGAGATCATCCTTGGCGACGAGCATCTGATGTCGAGCCTGTTCACCGCGTCCGAGATCGCGCTGGCGGATCTCGGACTGGCAGCCATTGAGGGCGATCATCTGGACGTGCTCGTCGGCGGTCTTGGTCTGGGCTATACGGCGCGGGCCGTGTTGCAGAATGACCGCGTCGCTTCCCTGACAGTGATTGAACATCTCGATGCGGTGATCGACTGGCACCGGTCCGGTCTGCTGCCGCTGGGGCCGACCCTCACCGGCGATGACCGCTGTCGTCTGGTTTCAGGTGATTTTTTCCGCCTCACTGCCTCAGCCGATGGTTATGATGCCGGTCAGCCGGGCCGCCGCTTCAACGCCATTCTGGTGGATATCGATCATGCGCCGGACTTCTTCCTGAACCCGGCCAATGCTTCCTTCTATACATCCGAAGGCCTGTCCGCCCTGTCCCGCAGGCTGCAACCGGGTGGCGTCTTCGGTCTGTGGTCGAACGACCCGCCGGACCCGGCCTTTACCGCTGCACTGGCAGAAGTCTTCAGGACTGCCGTGGCAAAGCCGGTCACTTTCGCCAACCCGCTGCAGCAGAATGCCGAGGTTACCCAGACCGTCTATCTGGCAACTGTGTGA